The region GTCAAGCGCAAGATCTTCTCAGCTCTGTGCCCTGTTCTGAAACCGGAAGCCATTATCGGGACCAACACGTCCTCGATTTCCATCACGCGACTGGCCTCGTCCACGGACCGGCCGGAACAGTTCATCGGCATTCACTTCATGAACCCTGTGCCGGTGATGGAACTGGTGGAACTCGTCCGCGGTATTGCCACCGAAGACAACACCTATGAACTGTCCAAGGCTTTTGCCGAATCTCTGGAAAAGAAGGTGGCTGTTGCCGAGGATTTCCCGGCTTTCATGGTCAACCGCATCCTGCTGCCAATGATCAACGAGGCTATCTACACACTGTATGAGGGTGTAGGCACCGTTGAAGCGATTGATACGGCCATGAAGCTCGGCGCCCATCATCCAATGGGTCCGTTGCAGCTGGCCGATTTCATTGGTCTTGATACCTGCCTGTCCATCATGCAGGTACTCTACGACGGTCTTGCAGATACCAAGTACCGCCCTTGCCCGCTTCTGGTGAAATATGTGGAAGCAGGTTGGCTTGGCAGAAAAACCAATCGCGGTTTCTATGACTATCGTGGTGAGATTCCCGTTCCGACCCGATGATATCCCAGCGGGACATCCGAGCCGGGGCTACCCCGGCTCCCTTTAACCTGATCGAATTCTGCCTGAGGAAGGGCCTGTCTGAAACTCCAGACAAACCGGCGCTGATTGTAACATCCGGCCCGGACAGCTTTTCACCGGAACTCTATACTTACAAAGCCCTGTCAGAACGTATTCTCGCAGCGCATCAGGTGCTCGCGGGCCACCTTGAGCGTGGCGACAGGGTTCTGGTGGATCTGGGCAATTGCAGCCTGTTCCCGATTGTTTTCTTCGGGGCCATCTCAGCCGGTCTCGTACCGGTTCCCCTGTCTGACCAGCTGAGCCCGCGCGAACGCGCCTTTATCCGGCAGAACAGCGGTGCAAGCCTGGGGGTCTGTCATGATCCAACCACCTATCATGACCTTGACCTCCCCTGCCTGACCCCCTCAGATTTCGAGACACATCATACTCCCGCCTCAGCACACACAGAGATGGGAGAAGATGACCCGGCATTTCTCATCTACACATCCGGAACCAGCGGTCATCCGAAGGGCGTGCTTCACGCACATCGAACCATTTTCGGCAGACGTCCGATGGCGGAGCATTGGTTCGGTCTCTCTCCGGACGACCAGCTCCTGCATGCTGGCGCTTTCAACTGGACCTATACCCTCGGCGTCGGGCTTATGGACCCCTGGGCCGGGGGTGCCACAAGCGTTGTGTTTACCGGAGAAAAGACACCTGAAATCTGGCCGCACCTGATCGAACATCACAAGATCAGCCTGTTTGCCGCTGTCCCTAGCCTCTATCGGCGTATTCTGAAGTACAACGCTCTCAGCCCTGACAGCATGCCCAGCCTCCGACATGCCCTTTGTGCCGGGGAATCCCTGGGCGCAAAACTTTATGAATCCTGGACCCGAACCACAGGTCGGGAAATCTATGAAGCGCTCGGTATGTCTGAATGCTCTACCTATATCTCTGCATCACCTCGCATGCCGGTCCGCCCCGGCAGCTCAGGTCATATCCAACCAGGACGCAAGGTCACAATTCTGGACGAAGACAATCCCGGAGCTGAAGCCAGAGCAGGAGACACCGGTCTTATCGCCATCCATAGATCCGAAGCTGGTCTGATGCTCGGTTACTGGGACGCGGATCAGAACGGTCCAAAGCCACTGGATGACTGGTTCCTGACCGGAGACCGCGCCTCAATGGATGAAGACGGTTATGTCTGGCATGCCGGCCGCGCTGATGACGTGATGAATGCATCAGGATATCGGGTTGCTGCCGAAGAGGTTGAACAGGCTCTTTCGGGTCATCCTGTCATTGAGGAAATTGCCGTAACCACCACAATCACGGAAAATGACGTGGAGTTGATTACCGCCTTTGTCATTGTGAAGAGGGATCAATGCTTCAACGAGCAGGCTCTCAACGCCTATGCTGCCGAACGTCTCGCAGACTACAAGCGCCCAAGGCTTTGGATTATCAGAGATAATTTTCCCAGAACAGCATCCGGCAAACTGATGCGGAAGC is a window of Coralliovum pocilloporae DNA encoding:
- a CDS encoding 3-hydroxybutyryl-CoA dehydrogenase produces the protein MPLKKVGVIGAGQMGNGISHVCSLAGYNVVVHDAVEERLEAALATVTGNMNRQVGSGKITEADRDAALGRIETSAKMDDLSDCDLVVESATEDEAVKRKIFSALCPVLKPEAIIGTNTSSISITRLASSTDRPEQFIGIHFMNPVPVMELVELVRGIATEDNTYELSKAFAESLEKKVAVAEDFPAFMVNRILLPMINEAIYTLYEGVGTVEAIDTAMKLGAHHPMGPLQLADFIGLDTCLSIMQVLYDGLADTKYRPCPLLVKYVEAGWLGRKTNRGFYDYRGEIPVPTR
- a CDS encoding class I adenylate-forming enzyme family protein; translation: MISQRDIRAGATPAPFNLIEFCLRKGLSETPDKPALIVTSGPDSFSPELYTYKALSERILAAHQVLAGHLERGDRVLVDLGNCSLFPIVFFGAISAGLVPVPLSDQLSPRERAFIRQNSGASLGVCHDPTTYHDLDLPCLTPSDFETHHTPASAHTEMGEDDPAFLIYTSGTSGHPKGVLHAHRTIFGRRPMAEHWFGLSPDDQLLHAGAFNWTYTLGVGLMDPWAGGATSVVFTGEKTPEIWPHLIEHHKISLFAAVPSLYRRILKYNALSPDSMPSLRHALCAGESLGAKLYESWTRTTGREIYEALGMSECSTYISASPRMPVRPGSSGHIQPGRKVTILDEDNPGAEARAGDTGLIAIHRSEAGLMLGYWDADQNGPKPLDDWFLTGDRASMDEDGYVWHAGRADDVMNASGYRVAAEEVEQALSGHPVIEEIAVTTTITENDVELITAFVIVKRDQCFNEQALNAYAAERLADYKRPRLWIIRDNFPRTASGKLMRKRLRQENSG